From Oscillatoria sp. FACHB-1407, a single genomic window includes:
- the lepB gene encoding signal peptidase I has translation MSKPTQPTDSSKFWIESLKTIGLSLFLALGVRTAVAEPRYVPTGSMEPTIHINDRVLIDKISYRFSPPKRGDIAMFSPPDVLLEQNLRDDLIKRVIGLPGETVEVRDGRVYINDEPLQENYIAAPPEYQWGPEVVPPDSYLVLGDNRNNSYDSHFWGYVPRERMIGRAMVRFWPPHRIGAVD, from the coding sequence ATGTCGAAACCAACCCAACCTACGGATTCATCTAAATTTTGGATTGAAAGTCTGAAAACCATTGGACTGAGCTTGTTTTTGGCATTGGGAGTCCGGACAGCCGTTGCGGAACCCCGTTACGTTCCCACCGGGTCGATGGAGCCGACGATCCACATCAACGATCGCGTCTTGATTGATAAAATCAGCTATCGCTTCTCTCCACCCAAGCGGGGCGACATCGCCATGTTCTCACCCCCCGACGTGTTGTTAGAGCAAAACCTGCGGGATGACCTGATTAAACGGGTGATTGGTCTACCCGGTGAGACAGTCGAGGTCAGAGACGGTCGAGTTTACATCAACGATGAACCTTTGCAAGAGAACTACATCGCTGCCCCTCCAGAATATCAATGGGGTCCAGAGGTGGTGCCGCCTGACTCCTATCTCGTGTTAGGTGACAACCGAAACAACAGCTATGACAGCCACTTTTGGGGCTATGTCCCGCGTGAACGGATGATTGGTCGAGCCATGGTGCGGTTTTGGCCACCTCATCGAATTGGAGCGGTGGATTAG
- a CDS encoding hydroxymethylglutaryl-CoA reductase, giving the protein MSTHYRHVSTYLEQLLRSHTVQELEDRLQPKLTPSPARMPGGSRLTPEAIARRWQVLNAAPDTQSAVLDPQTLVQAECYRRNIENFIGTVKIPVGIAGPLQVNGLFAQGSYYVPLATTEAALVASYNRGAQLLTEVGGCTALLMNEGVSRAPGFAFRTVTEVGKFMLWAIAQQEAFKYAAESTTRYGKLTDMRITVEGNHVYLDFQFNTGDAAGQNMVTIATQAICDYIREHSPIQPQHWFVEANLSGDKKASAQSFLSVRGKKVTAEVTIPTTVLQKRLHATPAQMVEYWRMSAIGGTLTGTIGVQGHYANGLAALYIACGQDAACVAESAVGVTRFEVTPADELYAAVTLPNLIVGTVGGGTGLPSQQACLEILGLAGTGNARAFAEVCASLLLAGELSIIGALCSGEFTRAHQRLARGKISDHGQVSGHERLSEQGDEGDYASHA; this is encoded by the coding sequence ATGTCAACCCACTATCGCCATGTCAGCACCTATCTAGAACAGTTGCTGCGATCGCACACGGTTCAAGAACTCGAAGATCGACTACAACCCAAATTGACCCCATCCCCCGCTAGAATGCCCGGAGGGTCGCGTCTCACTCCAGAGGCGATCGCTCGGCGTTGGCAGGTGTTGAATGCGGCTCCTGACACTCAATCCGCTGTATTAGATCCGCAGACATTGGTGCAGGCAGAGTGCTATCGCCGCAACATCGAAAATTTTATTGGGACGGTGAAAATTCCGGTGGGGATTGCCGGACCCCTTCAGGTCAATGGCTTGTTTGCTCAAGGCAGTTATTACGTACCGTTAGCGACGACTGAGGCGGCTCTGGTTGCTTCCTATAACCGGGGGGCACAACTGCTGACGGAGGTGGGCGGATGCACGGCTCTACTGATGAATGAAGGGGTGAGTCGAGCACCGGGATTTGCCTTTCGCACGGTGACGGAGGTGGGCAAGTTTATGTTGTGGGCGATCGCCCAACAGGAAGCGTTTAAATATGCGGCTGAGTCTACTACCCGTTATGGCAAGCTGACGGATATGCGGATTACAGTTGAGGGAAACCACGTTTACCTCGACTTCCAATTCAACACAGGGGATGCTGCCGGACAAAACATGGTAACGATCGCTACCCAGGCGATTTGTGACTACATTCGGGAACATTCTCCCATCCAACCCCAACATTGGTTTGTAGAGGCAAACCTGTCTGGCGACAAAAAAGCCAGTGCTCAATCCTTTCTCTCGGTGCGAGGAAAAAAAGTGACCGCAGAGGTCACCATTCCGACAACGGTATTGCAAAAACGCCTCCATGCGACTCCGGCTCAAATGGTCGAGTATTGGCGCATGTCAGCGATCGGGGGCACTCTAACAGGCACGATTGGCGTTCAGGGTCACTACGCAAACGGGTTGGCTGCTCTCTACATTGCCTGTGGTCAAGATGCAGCCTGTGTCGCTGAATCCGCTGTTGGGGTGACTCGATTTGAGGTTACACCTGCTGATGAACTCTATGCCGCAGTCACCCTCCCCAATTTAATCGTGGGGACGGTAGGTGGAGGGACGGGGCTTCCCAGTCAGCAGGCATGTCTAGAGATTTTGGGATTGGCAGGTACAGGCAACGCCAGAGCCTTTGCTGAGGTGTGCGCATCGCTCCTCTTAGCCGGAGAGTTATCTATCATTGGGGCGTTGTGTTCGGGGGAATTTACCCGTGCCCATCAACGGTTGGCACGCGGAAAAATATCAGATCACGGACAAGTATCAGGTCACGAACGACTATCAGAACAAGGTGACGAGGGCGACTATGCAAGCCATGCTTAA
- a CDS encoding DUF3419 family protein, whose product MGSEIADRATFEQIRYAQCWEDADILVQALDIQPHHVCLSIASAGDNTLALLSRSPQRVIALDLSPAQLACLELRIAAYRELSHTELLVLIGSGDGRDRQDLYRRCRSQLSPDARYFWDSHSAEIDRGIGHAGKFERYFQLFRRWVLPLVHNRQRVEQLLSGGSLTRRREFYQREWDTWQWRSLFRIFFSRFVMGRAGRDPSFFKYVEGNVADRILQRTRYALTELNPAENPYLQWILTGRHTTALPYALHPENFDAIRANLDRLEWRCSSVEDFLSDIGENAIDRYNLSDIFEYLSPANYHQLLQRLINASRPQARLAYWNMLAPRSRPDSMADQLQPLTDLAQALYAQDKAFFYSAFVVEEVI is encoded by the coding sequence ATGGGCAGTGAAATTGCCGATCGCGCCACGTTTGAGCAGATCCGCTATGCCCAGTGCTGGGAAGATGCTGACATTCTGGTGCAGGCTCTCGACATTCAACCGCATCATGTGTGTCTGTCGATCGCCTCTGCTGGAGACAACACCCTGGCTCTACTCAGCCGCAGCCCACAACGGGTGATTGCCCTTGATCTGAGTCCGGCGCAACTGGCGTGTCTGGAACTGCGCATTGCAGCTTATCGGGAGTTAAGCCACACCGAGTTGTTAGTGTTGATTGGTTCTGGTGATGGACGCGATCGCCAAGATCTGTATCGGCGTTGCCGATCGCAACTTTCCCCCGATGCACGTTATTTCTGGGACAGTCATTCGGCTGAAATCGATCGCGGTATTGGTCATGCAGGCAAGTTTGAACGGTACTTTCAACTGTTTCGTCGGTGGGTATTGCCGCTGGTACACAATCGGCAGCGAGTGGAGCAGTTACTCAGTGGGGGTAGCTTAACTCGACGACGAGAATTCTACCAACGCGAGTGGGATACCTGGCAGTGGCGATCGCTCTTTCGCATCTTTTTTTCTCGCTTTGTCATGGGTCGTGCCGGACGTGACCCCAGTTTCTTCAAATACGTTGAAGGCAACGTCGCCGATCGCATTTTGCAGCGAACCCGCTATGCCCTGACGGAACTGAACCCTGCTGAGAACCCCTATCTGCAATGGATTCTCACCGGACGACACACCACCGCACTGCCCTATGCGCTGCACCCTGAAAACTTTGACGCCATTCGCGCCAACCTCGATCGTTTAGAGTGGCGATGCAGTTCTGTAGAGGATTTTTTAAGCGACATTGGCGAGAACGCGATCGATCGCTACAACCTCAGCGACATCTTTGAATACCTTTCGCCTGCCAACTACCACCAACTCCTGCAACGTCTCATCAACGCCAGTCGTCCCCAGGCTCGCCTTGCCTACTGGAACATGCTCGCACCGCGATCGCGCCCCGACAGTATGGCAGATCAACTCCAACCCCTCACCGATCTGGCTCAAGCTCTGTATGCTCAAGACAAAGCCTTCTTTTACAGTGCGTTTGTTGTGGAGGAAGTGATATGA
- a CDS encoding pentapeptide repeat-containing protein — MKQIMPAAIAFLSLPIFLASPVYAQEVNQELYELCSRFPFNSRCEGVSVPIPLERRSGTRIICSLELNSPAESEQCRLAIADNNLTLYIEVGDRISLLDNQRATEEITIPLSNIFALDLRIWDRRADANSLLFGGSLYVQQPQDYSDVERTFNPSTDNDERSGFGSQDFAEIEISYRMPDVAASENQSNVLSIAASEEFGFFLREQITPNLASPASGVLLGEPEAISSATAAGTASNTATLTQQLLDTNRCIRCDLRGADLRGADLEDANLEGANLEGANLTEANLEGSYLVGANLSGATLAEADLSQAWLALASLTSANLQESNLQGASLQSANLQSANLSKAQLEGARLYQANLQEATLTDAGLGDVTTARNFIPFVGIQRYRFYTSLRGANLSGTNLQNADLEDVDVTDANLSGANLSGVSLEEVDLSNTILCGATLPDGSTSTQGCP, encoded by the coding sequence ATGAAACAGATTATGCCTGCGGCGATCGCCTTCCTATCCTTACCCATCTTCCTGGCTAGCCCGGTCTACGCTCAGGAAGTGAATCAAGAGTTGTACGAACTCTGTTCTCGGTTTCCCTTTAATTCTCGCTGTGAGGGGGTCAGTGTTCCCATTCCTTTAGAGCGACGTTCTGGCACACGCATCATCTGCTCACTGGAGTTGAACAGCCCTGCCGAATCAGAGCAATGTCGGTTGGCGATCGCGGATAATAATTTGACGCTCTACATAGAAGTGGGAGATCGGATCTCCTTATTAGACAATCAACGCGCCACCGAGGAGATCACCATTCCACTCAGCAACATCTTTGCGCTTGATCTCCGAATCTGGGACAGAAGAGCAGATGCCAATAGCCTGTTATTTGGCGGTTCACTTTACGTCCAGCAGCCTCAGGACTATTCAGATGTAGAACGCACCTTCAACCCATCGACTGATAACGATGAACGATCTGGATTTGGGAGCCAAGATTTTGCTGAAATTGAAATCAGTTATCGGATGCCAGACGTCGCCGCATCTGAGAACCAGAGTAATGTACTCAGCATTGCAGCCAGTGAAGAATTTGGCTTCTTCTTGAGAGAACAAATCACACCCAATCTGGCTTCCCCCGCAAGCGGCGTGTTGTTGGGAGAGCCAGAGGCGATTAGCTCCGCAACAGCCGCGGGTACCGCCTCCAACACTGCAACACTCACGCAACAACTACTAGACACAAACCGTTGCATTCGCTGTGACTTGAGAGGCGCAGATTTAAGGGGAGCCGATTTAGAAGATGCGAATTTAGAAGGAGCGAACCTGGAGGGGGCAAATTTAACGGAAGCGAACCTCGAAGGAAGCTATCTGGTCGGTGCAAACTTAAGTGGGGCTACTCTCGCCGAAGCAGACCTGAGTCAAGCCTGGTTGGCATTGGCGTCTTTAACAAGCGCAAATTTACAAGAATCCAACCTGCAAGGGGCGAGTTTGCAATCCGCTAACTTACAGAGTGCGAATTTAAGCAAGGCTCAACTCGAAGGGGCAAGGCTCTATCAAGCCAATCTCCAAGAAGCAACTTTAACCGATGCTGGCTTAGGCGATGTGACAACGGCTCGCAACTTCATTCCGTTTGTAGGGATACAACGCTACAGATTTTATACCAGCCTGCGAGGAGCCAACCTCAGCGGGACTAATTTGCAGAATGCGGATTTAGAGGATGTTGATGTCACCGATGCAAACCTGAGCGGTGCCAACTTGAGTGGGGTCAGCCTGGAAGAAGTAGACCTATCGAACACGATTCTCTGTGGGGCAACTCTGCCGGATGGTTCAACCTCAACTCAGGGATGTCCATAA
- the mgtE gene encoding magnesium transporter gives MAFSEDDHSTLATQGFSRRELIQLVRSQLQLLLEQNNLQGAKALLVPVQPADIADAIEALPESMQVIAFRLLSKAEAIEVYEYLDSTVQQSLIEEFKRQDVLDVVDKMSPDDRARLFDELPAKVVIRLLEQLSPEERNATALLLGYESGTAGRIMTPKYISLKEDLTVAQALDRIRRLADVSETIYYLYVTDSGRQLTGILSLRALVIAQPDQRIGEIMVRDVVSVYTDTDQEEVARLIQRYDFLAVPVVDTEDRLVGIVTVDDVIDILEEETTKDIYTLGGVQAGEDSYFQTNLLTVARRRVVWLFVLLITNTATSAVIRSQQDVLQEVVALTAFIPLLIGTGGNVGAQSSTVVIRGLNTDELQRTGAFKVIRREAIAGAFLGLMLGVVVLVWAYFLQGDLAVAIAVGISLIAISILASIAGSTLPFLFQTIGFDPALMSAPFITTAVDVLGVLIYLNAARFILRL, from the coding sequence TTGGCATTCTCAGAAGACGACCATTCAACGCTTGCAACTCAGGGCTTTTCACGTCGTGAGTTAATACAACTCGTGCGATCGCAGTTGCAGTTGTTGTTAGAGCAAAACAACTTGCAAGGGGCAAAGGCGTTATTGGTGCCTGTGCAGCCTGCCGATATTGCCGATGCGATTGAGGCGTTGCCTGAGTCGATGCAGGTCATTGCCTTTCGTCTACTCTCTAAAGCAGAGGCGATCGAGGTCTATGAATACCTGGATTCCACGGTTCAGCAGTCGTTAATTGAAGAATTCAAGCGGCAGGACGTGTTGGACGTTGTGGATAAAATGTCCCCTGACGATCGCGCACGGTTGTTTGACGAGCTACCCGCTAAAGTCGTCATTCGTCTGCTAGAGCAATTAAGCCCTGAGGAACGAAACGCCACGGCTTTGTTGTTGGGGTATGAGTCGGGCACAGCGGGGCGGATTATGACCCCGAAGTATATTTCCTTGAAGGAAGACTTGACGGTGGCTCAGGCACTCGATCGCATTCGTCGCTTAGCCGATGTGAGCGAGACGATCTACTACCTTTACGTCACTGACTCTGGTCGCCAACTGACTGGGATTCTCTCACTACGAGCGTTGGTGATTGCCCAACCCGACCAGCGTATCGGCGAAATCATGGTGCGCGATGTGGTGTCGGTCTACACCGATACCGATCAGGAAGAAGTAGCGCGGTTGATTCAGCGATATGATTTTTTGGCTGTGCCCGTGGTGGATACGGAAGACCGATTGGTGGGGATCGTCACGGTCGATGATGTAATTGACATTCTGGAAGAGGAAACCACGAAAGACATCTACACTCTGGGAGGCGTGCAGGCTGGGGAAGACAGTTACTTCCAGACCAATCTGCTAACCGTTGCCCGTCGGCGGGTGGTCTGGTTATTTGTCCTACTGATAACCAATACTGCTACCAGTGCTGTGATTCGTAGTCAGCAGGATGTGTTGCAAGAGGTTGTAGCCCTAACGGCATTCATTCCCCTGCTAATTGGCACCGGGGGCAATGTCGGGGCGCAGTCTTCTACAGTGGTCATTCGTGGGTTAAATACCGATGAGTTGCAGCGAACGGGAGCGTTTAAGGTGATTCGACGAGAGGCGATCGCCGGAGCCTTTTTGGGCTTGATGTTGGGTGTGGTGGTGTTGGTCTGGGCGTACTTTTTGCAAGGGGATCTAGCGGTGGCGATCGCCGTTGGCATTAGTCTGATTGCGATCTCAATCCTGGCATCGATCGCTGGCTCAACTCTGCCTTTTTTGTTTCAAACCATTGGGTTTGATCCGGCTTTGATGTCTGCCCCCTTCATCACAACGGCTGTAGACGTGTTGGGTGTGTTGATTTACCTGAATGCGGCTCGATTTATCCTGCGGCTTTAG
- the crcB gene encoding fluoride efflux transporter CrcB, with the protein MLQDPLIRTPIAISLGAIAGALSRYYLTLWCAKVLGNGFPYGTFFINVSGCLAMGFLTTLFLERIPTVSPEVRLMVTTGFLGAYTTFSTYGLDAVTLWRERTSTLALFYWVGSAVLGIGAVLLGASLARLGK; encoded by the coding sequence GTGCTGCAAGATCCTCTGATTCGCACCCCGATCGCCATTAGTTTAGGGGCGATCGCAGGTGCATTAAGTCGTTATTACCTGACGTTGTGGTGTGCAAAGGTGTTAGGGAACGGATTCCCCTATGGCACATTCTTTATCAACGTCAGTGGGTGTTTGGCGATGGGGTTCCTGACGACCCTGTTTCTAGAACGCATCCCTACCGTGTCGCCGGAGGTGCGGCTGATGGTGACGACCGGATTTTTAGGGGCTTACACCACGTTCTCGACCTATGGGTTGGATGCGGTGACATTATGGCGAGAACGGACGTCTACCCTTGCCCTTTTCTATTGGGTGGGCAGTGCTGTCTTGGGGATTGGGGCGGTGCTCCTGGGAGCCAGTCTAGCCAGATTGGGGAAATAG
- a CDS encoding PEP/pyruvate-binding domain-containing protein, whose translation MNATQSNATLGQLGGKANALTTLVQYNFPVPAWFVLSPQAFEHSLTPQQREQLQSGDLDQALRNLRLSETAQAELMKALQTLCPNGERVAVRSSAVDEDGATHSFAGQLESFLGVPLDQVAARVADVWRSGFGDRLLAYRQENQLTSLPSPPAVLIQRMVNADVAGVAFSANPVTGQRGVAVISAVYGLGTALVSGDVDADTFQVDRRGQVIHRYLARKTVAHRLIEQDGSVTVAPVPIADELVEEPTLTDEQVQVIARLVRDVEQRFERPQDIEWAIEQGELYLLQARPITNLVKIADPDGALTLWDNSNIVESYGGVTTPLTFSFARRAYEEVYRQFCRIMGVSKGAIADHDITFRRMLGLIQGRIYYNLLSWYRVLALLPGFTVNRRFMEQMMGVREELPADVLTTLTAATLTDKLRDSLRLVNSIVGLLRNLITLPRQIRRFYQRLDRALSLPQSQLETMRPDELAAYYHMLERQLLTRWDAPLINDFFAMIFYGVLRKLAIAWCNDTAGTLQNDLISSEGGMISAEPAERVRQMAETISNDPVFVDLLRTGSLPQILQHIPTVPAFHQQYEAYLAKFGDRCLEELKLESQTLHDNPLLLLRSIGNLATSPSASTDAVNHVSPIPHTPLREQAELIVAQALQKNPLKRWLFNWVLSNARARVRDRENLRFERTRLFGRVRRLFLELGRRFYALDQLTSPQDVFYLNVEEVLGFIDGTTTCTDLKGLVAVRQAEFERYRRQSAPPDRFQTRGTVHPFILQLSSSHSTLATTAADTVSLQGMGCCPGIVRAQVQVITDPRTAELRKGSILVAERTDPGWIMLFPAAAGLLVERGSLLSHAAIVAREMGIPAIVSLAGVMQWLKDGDWVEMDGSTGMVRRLEVVHSPIDPTPEATVETTNPTEFQPVETPSLEPIPLEAKSVEASHGQ comes from the coding sequence ATGAATGCGACCCAATCTAATGCCACTTTGGGGCAACTGGGTGGCAAAGCCAACGCCCTAACAACCCTCGTTCAGTATAATTTCCCAGTGCCCGCCTGGTTTGTACTCTCACCTCAGGCATTTGAACACAGCCTCACCCCACAACAACGGGAGCAACTGCAATCCGGTGATCTTGATCAGGCTCTGCGGAACTTGCGCCTGAGTGAGACTGCTCAAGCTGAGTTAATGAAAGCTCTACAAACGCTTTGTCCCAACGGGGAACGAGTCGCGGTGCGATCGTCTGCTGTGGATGAGGATGGAGCGACCCACTCCTTTGCAGGGCAGTTGGAGAGCTTCTTGGGCGTACCCCTGGATCAGGTAGCGGCACGAGTGGCAGATGTGTGGCGATCGGGATTTGGCGATCGCCTTTTAGCGTATCGACAGGAAAACCAACTCACCTCTCTGCCCTCACCGCCAGCAGTGTTGATTCAGCGCATGGTCAACGCAGATGTGGCAGGTGTCGCGTTTAGTGCCAATCCGGTTACCGGGCAGCGAGGAGTGGCAGTGATTTCAGCGGTGTATGGTTTGGGCACAGCCCTGGTATCCGGCGATGTAGATGCCGATACCTTTCAGGTCGATCGCCGGGGACAGGTGATTCACCGCTATCTCGCCCGCAAAACCGTTGCTCATCGGCTGATTGAGCAAGATGGCTCGGTTACGGTCGCCCCTGTTCCCATAGCCGATGAACTGGTAGAAGAACCAACTCTGACGGATGAGCAGGTGCAGGTGATCGCTCGTCTGGTACGGGATGTAGAGCAACGGTTTGAGCGTCCTCAAGATATTGAGTGGGCGATCGAACAGGGAGAGTTGTATTTACTTCAAGCACGACCGATCACGAACCTGGTCAAGATTGCTGACCCGGATGGCGCACTCACCCTATGGGACAACAGCAACATCGTCGAGAGCTATGGCGGTGTCACCACGCCGTTGACCTTTTCCTTTGCCCGTCGAGCCTACGAAGAGGTTTATCGGCAGTTTTGCCGGATCATGGGCGTGTCAAAAGGGGCGATCGCCGATCATGACATCACCTTTCGTCGCATGTTGGGGCTGATTCAGGGACGGATTTACTACAATCTGTTGAGTTGGTATCGAGTACTGGCGTTGCTCCCCGGATTCACCGTCAATCGCCGCTTTATGGAGCAGATGATGGGGGTGCGGGAAGAGTTGCCCGCCGATGTCTTAACCACGTTGACCGCTGCAACACTGACGGACAAATTGCGCGATAGCTTGCGCCTGGTCAACAGCATCGTGGGACTGCTCCGCAACCTGATCACGCTACCTCGACAGATTCGTCGCTTTTATCAACGGCTCGATCGCGCCCTTAGCTTACCCCAGAGCCAGTTGGAAACGATGCGTCCCGATGAGTTGGCGGCATACTATCACATGCTGGAGCGGCAACTGCTAACGCGCTGGGATGCGCCCTTGATCAACGACTTTTTTGCCATGATTTTTTATGGCGTATTGCGAAAACTGGCGATCGCCTGGTGTAACGATACCGCTGGAACGTTGCAGAATGACCTGATTAGCAGTGAAGGCGGCATGATCAGCGCAGAACCCGCCGAACGAGTGCGCCAAATGGCAGAAACTATCAGCAACGATCCAGTTTTTGTAGACCTGTTGCGAACCGGGTCACTGCCACAAATCCTGCAACACATCCCCACAGTGCCTGCCTTTCATCAGCAGTATGAGGCGTATCTGGCGAAGTTTGGCGATCGCTGCCTGGAGGAACTCAAACTCGAAAGCCAAACCCTTCACGACAACCCCCTCTTGCTCTTGCGGTCGATCGGCAACCTCGCCACTTCCCCATCTGCCAGTACAGACGCAGTTAATCACGTCTCTCCTATTCCCCACACCCCTCTGCGCGAACAAGCCGAACTGATCGTTGCCCAAGCCCTGCAAAAGAATCCTCTTAAACGATGGCTGTTTAACTGGGTTTTGAGCAATGCTCGTGCCCGTGTGCGCGATCGCGAAAACCTGCGATTTGAGCGGACTCGGCTGTTTGGTCGGGTGCGTCGCCTGTTTCTGGAGTTGGGACGACGCTTCTATGCGCTAGATCAACTCACCTCGCCTCAAGACGTTTTCTATCTCAATGTCGAGGAAGTGTTAGGGTTCATCGACGGCACTACGACTTGTACTGACTTGAAAGGATTAGTCGCCGTTCGGCAAGCCGAGTTTGAACGATATCGCCGCCAATCGGCACCGCCCGATCGCTTCCAGACTCGCGGAACAGTTCACCCCTTCATCTTGCAGTTATCCTCCAGTCACTCAACCCTTGCAACGACTGCTGCTGATACGGTGAGCCTTCAGGGAATGGGTTGCTGCCCCGGTATTGTCCGTGCTCAAGTGCAGGTGATCACCGACCCCAGAACGGCGGAATTGCGAAAAGGCAGCATTCTCGTTGCCGAGCGCACTGACCCCGGTTGGATCATGCTGTTTCCTGCTGCCGCAGGGTTGTTGGTCGAGCGGGGTAGTTTGCTTTCACATGCGGCGATCGTGGCACGGGAGATGGGCATTCCGGCGATCGTCTCTCTGGCAGGTGTAATGCAATGGCTAAAGGATGGTGACTGGGTTGAGATGGACGGCAGTACAGGCATGGTGCGTCGTCTGGAGGTCGTTCATTCGCCAATTGACCCAACCCCTGAAGCAACGGTTGAAACGACCAATCCTACAGAGTTTCAGCCTGTGGAGACACCCTCACTGGAGCCTATTCCCCTGGAAGCCAAATCGGTTGAGGCATCCCATGGGCAGTGA
- a CDS encoding helix-turn-helix domain-containing protein, whose product MKGGNKYEPLLNYLRRSDRPEITLTFTEIETIIGDELPTSARRQKAWWSNRTKGALQASAWMMAGYLVEAIDVAHESVTFRKPSTEYAIQRVGDTVLWNAELIKALRRHMGLSQVEFAQKLGVRQQTVSDWETSVYDPRLSTSKYLTMVAEQAGFKYGQTDIPPKT is encoded by the coding sequence ATGAAGGGTGGCAATAAGTACGAGCCGCTATTGAACTATTTGCGTCGGAGCGATCGCCCTGAGATAACCCTCACCTTTACTGAGATTGAAACCATCATTGGCGATGAATTGCCCACCTCGGCGCGTCGTCAAAAAGCCTGGTGGAGCAATCGCACCAAAGGCGCATTGCAGGCATCTGCCTGGATGATGGCGGGTTACTTGGTCGAGGCGATCGATGTTGCCCATGAAAGTGTCACCTTTCGTAAACCTTCGACAGAATACGCGATACAACGGGTTGGCGACACGGTGTTGTGGAATGCGGAGTTGATTAAAGCGTTGCGGCGACACATGGGGCTGTCGCAGGTGGAATTTGCCCAAAAACTGGGGGTACGGCAACAAACCGTCAGTGATTGGGAAACTAGCGTGTATGATCCCCGGCTATCAACCTCCAAATACCTCACAATGGTTGCCGAACAAGCAGGTTTCAAATACGGACAGACTGATATTCCGCCCAAAACCTAA
- a CDS encoding UbiA family prenyltransferase, with protein sequence MQAMLNRWWVYQQERFPVIKNGLLIAIFSLSAVCYSVLLRERIFDPLLAQRSRPIWELEGFSLWQTVGSGVIAFLVVFLFFLQLRIADEFKDYEDDFRYRPYRPVPRGLVTLKELGRLAIAAAAIQLGLTIAVDPRLVLMLALVWGYMTLMTYEFFVPGWLKSHPPIYLISHMVIMPLIALYATACDWINGSWFAPPGVLWFLVVSFLGGIMLEIGRKIRAPKDEEKGVETYTALWGRQKAVMIWLGILWLLTLSTVIAAMHVRFTIPVILLMLLLLTIAVFVAWRFMVRPTTQSAKWVEQVSGVWSLVVYLSLGLLPLILRNV encoded by the coding sequence ATGCAAGCCATGCTTAATCGATGGTGGGTGTATCAGCAGGAACGATTTCCAGTTATCAAAAATGGTCTACTGATTGCAATCTTTAGTCTCTCAGCTGTTTGTTATTCAGTGTTGTTGCGAGAGCGAATCTTTGATCCATTGTTGGCACAACGCTCAAGACCCATATGGGAACTGGAAGGGTTTTCACTCTGGCAAACAGTTGGCTCAGGGGTGATTGCTTTTCTAGTGGTTTTTTTATTTTTTTTGCAACTCCGTATTGCGGACGAGTTTAAAGATTATGAAGATGACTTTCGCTATCGCCCCTACCGCCCGGTGCCTCGTGGATTGGTCACTCTGAAAGAACTGGGACGATTGGCGATCGCTGCTGCTGCCATTCAACTGGGGTTAACGATCGCGGTTGACCCTCGATTAGTCCTAATGCTGGCACTGGTGTGGGGCTACATGACGTTGATGACCTATGAGTTTTTTGTACCAGGCTGGCTTAAATCCCACCCCCCCATTTACCTGATCAGCCACATGGTGATCATGCCGTTGATTGCGCTGTATGCCACTGCCTGTGATTGGATCAACGGCAGTTGGTTTGCCCCGCCCGGTGTGCTCTGGTTTCTGGTAGTCAGCTTCTTGGGTGGAATTATGTTAGAAATCGGGCGGAAGATTCGTGCCCCCAAAGACGAAGAAAAAGGGGTCGAAACTTACACTGCCCTCTGGGGTCGCCAGAAAGCTGTCATGATTTGGCTTGGCATTCTCTGGTTGCTCACCCTGTCTACGGTGATTGCGGCGATGCATGTTCGCTTTACAATTCCGGTTATCCTGTTGATGCTGTTGTTATTAACCATAGCTGTGTTTGTGGCGTGGCGTTTTATGGTGCGCCCAACCACTCAATCAGCAAAGTGGGTCGAGCAGGTTTCAGGAGTCTGGTCACTCGTGGTGTATTTAAGTTTGGGTTTACTGCCGTTGATACTGCGAAATGTTTAG